The genomic region gcgcagagcccaaggcagggctcgacctcatgaccctgagatcatgacctgagccaaaaccaagagtcggatgcttaaccgactgtgccacgcAGGGGCCCCAAATAGGCTTAGCTCTTATGTgtaggtctttgatctattttgtgttaatttttgtatatggcattaTATAAAGGCTTAGCTTCATCTTCTgtgtgtggatatccagttttccttgCACCTCTTGTGGAAGAGACtagactgttctttctccattaagtgttcttggcacccttgtgGAAATCATTTGACCACACACGTgacagtttatttctgggttctctaattctgtttcattggtctatttgtctgtctttatgccggtatcatgctgttttgatgactatagcctTGTGATATGGTTTGAAATCTACAAGCGTgggtccttcaactttgttcttttggcACCCTGGATGTGAACCTTGTCTCTCATTTAGTGAGCATCAGCACCATGCTGGTGTTAGACTAAGCTTGGAGCATACAAAGGTGAACAGGGTGTTTAGGGCCCCTCCCTAGCAGCCGATGGTTTAGGGGCAGGAGAAAGATAAGCTAAGAGGTTATTCTGGGAGGTAGCATGTGGGTTAGCGTGGTCTTTATGAGCTTCCACTATGGCCTGTTGTGGCCAGTGCCCAAAGTGCAGAAGGTGCTGGTGTAGCTCATTTTCAGATCCTTGCAAACAGGCCTCAGATTCAGCTGTGGCTTTATGAGCAAGTGAACATGTGCATGGAGGGCTGTATCATTGGTTTTGATGAGTCTCTGTACCTCATGCTAGAAGATGCAGAAGAGAGTCATTCTAAAACAAAGTCGGGAAAACAAGTGGGTTGAATCAGGCTCAAGGGAGATCATACTACTCGCTCCAAAGTGTCTTCAAGTAGAAATGGTCAATGAAGTGAGAAATTGTTGAGAAGACAATGcagttgggtcttttttttttttttttttaggtgttcTTTGTTGGGAGTGTAGTTCTGAAACATTTGTTcatattggggggggggtgtgtgttttaagtgtggagcccaacgtggggcttgaactcacaacactgagatcaagacctgaactgagatcaagagtcggatgcttaaccaactgagccacccaggcccccctggtcATACTGTTCTGATTATGCTTATGTTATGACCAGATGACAAAAAATGCTTGGGATTGTTtaaaagggaggaagggattCTGGCCCAGACTGACAAATGCCATGGTGGGGTCCTGGATGGACAGCACTCTGTAGGAACAGGGATGTCAGGGAAGCTTCCTCAGCGAAGACACGAAATGACCTCTAAGCTTGCCAAGAGGGGTGAGGTAAGGGTGGGGAAATTGCCAAGAACAGAGAAGAGCTTGTGGTGAGGCCCAGGGTCCGGAGAGGGCAGGGTTATGCAGAACTGAAGGATGTCCGGACGAGTAGGGGCCttgggagttggggtggggaggagaggagacaatATGGAGGCGATCACGGCTCTGCCCCTGGAGGGGCTCTTGGGGCATGCCATGGGGTCTGGGTGGGATCCTAAGAGCCAtattggggggggcggggtaagGGACTGGAAGGATTTTCCAATGTGGTCAGATTCAGGACGTTGTCACATGAGTAGTCACTCGGCTATGCTGAGGTGAGTGGCCTGGAATGGGGGCATAGCCGGGTTGGGGGTATGGAGAGGGAGCCTGGAGGCAGGACACCCTCTTGAGGCTGTTCCTGAAAGATGATGGTGGCCTGGTTGGAGTCATGGCAGCAAGTGGGGAAGAAGACAGGTGGACACATCTAGAAAATGACCAGGTTGACAGGTGAGGGGCTGGTCCTTGGCAGGACGTGGCAGGGCCTGCAGCCTAGTCCCATCAGCTTGTGAGCCTTGGTGGCCTCATCGTGCAATGCCTACCTTGCAGGgttctttggggggggggatcaCGTGGAGCAGTGACCATATCAGTTCTTGTGCAGATGAGAGTGAGATGTGGccggtgacttgcccaaggtcgctCAGCCAGCACCAGAGCTTGCTCTCTTCACCTGCCCTGCAGAGCATACTTGTCTTGGCACTGATGACCTTCACTGGAGCCCTgctaggggagggagaaggaaggtaCTGTCTGTTCTTCCAGGCCTGCCCCAGACCTTGAGGGACCGACAATAAATGCTGTATTTGTTTGATAAAGCACTTGGCTTTTGGTCGCGGAGAGAGGAAATGCTGGAACAGGTGCGGCAAGAACAGGGCGGCCCGCCGCACAACGCTGGCAGGTGGAGTGAGACagagccccagggcctggcagcGGGTGTCCAGGGCTGTGGATTTTGAAGAAGCCAAGAACTTTCTCACGACCCAGCCATTGCCCTCACGTTTCCAGGCCCCTGCCTGGCTTTAGAAACCAAAACATTAACAGTACCAACTCACGGTAATTGAGGTCCTCTCATGTGCCTAGCCTTGGGCAGGCAGGCCTTCTTTCCACAAATGGGTGCTGGCCTGAGCTGGGTGTGGCAGACAGACAGAAGCTCAGGACTGTTCCCCTGACCTTGGGGGATGACCTCCTGCTGGAGAGGTCTGACAAGAAACAAAGCAACATAGTGCGGTGATGGGGTGAGGACCCCGAGGATGGCTCAGCGAATCCTCCACACAGCCTGATGCTATTATCAtacccattttgtggatgaggaagccgaggctcagaggctcagaggagtGAACTGCCCTGCTCACCCGGGCGGTTTGGTTCTAATTTTCTTCAGCAGGGGATGATAAGGATAAACATGGGGATGGAAAAGGCAAATTAGAGGGATCCCTCATGGGTCATCTGGTTCAACCCCTTGTTGAAATGGTGGAGACACTGAGACCCAGAAGGGGAAGGCAAGTGCTCAGAGGCACCCAGGAAAAGGAAGGGATCTAGAAACCACTGACTCCCAGTCTCTCCTCCAGCCTGCAGAAGCTTTCCTGGCTCCCTCCTGTGAGACTCCCCCAGCTTGCGGTCTGTACCCCGGTCTGTACCCCGCGAGTGCCACCACCCCTTTTAGACCCTAAACTCCCCAAAGCATAAGAACAGGTTGAGTTAGGACAGACCCCAAAGCCaggcaagggtgtgtgtgtgtgtgtgtgtttgtgtgtgtgtgtggttgggggAGCGTTGGACGGGGAAGGATACCTCACTACACCCAGGAAGTCCCAGGGAAGCCCAGGCTTGGGAAGAGACCagggagccaggagaggggctgagggcccCCCACCCAAGGATCTGTCTCCCTTCTCTGCCACAGTCCTCtggctgggggtcctgggggtgGGCTGCAGTGGGCAGGCTGGCTGCGGGCCCCAGGCTGCAGCTCTGTCCTAGTGTGGCCGGGAGGCATTATGCTCAGGCTGCCTTCTGGAAGCTGGTGGTAAATGAATAACCTTGCTCCCACCTGCAGGGCTCTCTGGGACAAAGAAGCCACGCCGTGCCCCTCAGTTCTGACTTGGCCCAACCTGACACCCCCCTGGCACTCCCATGGCCAGAGACTGTGGAGGTTTAAGGCAGATGCAATCCCCTTAGCCCTTCTGACCCCCCTAGCCCCCAATTCCATCCCAGACAGGCCCAGAGAAACTTCTCCTCTCAGTTCCCTCCCTCTCACCTCCTATTGCTGAACCTCTTCcctctctgacccttcccccactGAGCCCCTCCCCTTCACTGAGCCCCCTCCCTCTCGTTGGGCCCCTCCCCTCACTGAGGCCCCCACTGAATCCTTTCGCTTTTCTGAGCCCACACCccctctctccagctctccctAGGAGGCGTCTCCATCACTCATCCCCTCCCCTTCATACTCAGTGTCACTCTCCCCCTTTCCTCCGCCCCACCCCAGGCTAGAAGAGTGGTTCCCCAAAGACTAATCAcgaccccaaccccaaccccaacccctcGTCCTTTCCTGGAATCTTACAGAGAATGACCGAAAGCCGTaacctccttcttcttccttggGTCATAAAGGGTGACAGCATGTCAGTAGTCTTTAACTAGAGACTTTTGGGGGAGCCGAGAGGAGCATTCTACTGAAAAGTCTGGTGGCCACTGGGACCTTCCGCTTTAGCTTTGCTGCAGGTAAAGCAGTTTGAGATACAATAACTATTTGGAAATAATCCCAAGTCTCCCCAAGCCCAAATACCTGTCCTTTGACCCTCGATCCCTGTCAATTTGCTAACTTGGCCGAAACTCCCCTTATAGGCAAAGCTCTTGGATGCATGGTCTACATGTTCTGATTTTAGTTCTCATCTCCCACTCGCCTGTCTGCCCCCACGCCTCTAGCCAAGGCCACCAGGGACCACCTTGCTGCTTTGAATCCCCGGGCTACTCCTTAGGCCTCGTCTGGCCTGACCACTTCCGCAACCTCGGACACCCTTGCCAACGCCCGTCTTTTGACCCTTTTTTCTCTTAGGTTTCTAGACTGACCTCATCTACTTCCCTGGTTTCGGGTGCCACCCGTGTGCTAACAACAGCCACGTTTACCACTCCTGAGTCCCAGGTCTCTGTATATGTCCTGCCACTTCCTGGACGTCTCTGCCTGGAGCTCCCCCGGGCTTGCCAAACTGTGTACCCAAAACTGAACCCATCGTCTTGCCCCAGTAACCTGGTCTCCTATTTTGGTAAATGGCACCAGCATCCAATCAGTGACCTAGGACAGAAAATTGgcattatcttaatttttttcccctctccctcaccccacatATCCAAATGCTTCTCAAGCCCTGCTCTTCTtgcttcctcccagcccccatcAGGCCGTGCCCAGGGGTCCCACTGCCCCTGCCTTCTTTCTGGCTGCACCATCTCAGCAGGGATGAGAGGCAGAGCCTCTTAGATGGTATCCCCACCTTCATCTCCCTCCTTAAATCCTACTTCCCCAGGGGACTGCGGGAGACAATATTTTAGAGCATAAATCTGACCAGGTGTGTCCTTCCCTGACTCCCAAAACACCGGAATAAGGTCCAGAGTTCATAATTTCACACATGAGACTCCATGACTTGGCCTCCTCTGGGCCCCTGTGCCTCATCCCATTATTTCTTGCACCTAGCTATCTGTCCAGCCTTGGGGGATCTCTCTTTCCTGGTCTGGGGCACAGGCCCCCTTTCCTGCTGCCTGACCCTCCTGAGCTTTCTCCGAGAAACAAGTGCTTCCAAGGCTTGTTAAACTCAAGCCCTAGAGTGTCACCAGAGGTcctgagtcctttctctctcctggtcGGGGCCCCGGGAAGAAAACGAGGCccctctctcatctctcttccAGGTGAGAATATTCTGCCCAGCTTTACTTTTGATGCTGTGTTTTACAAAAACAATAGGTCTTTTTGTTCTCCTCTTCCCAATATGAAATCATGGCACTGAATGTGCTCTTTCATACGCACAGGGAAGATTCGTTGTGCAGCCATACCGGGAGGGCTAGGAGTACAAACCCAGATAGCACAGGCTAGagaagagcccccccccccccccccgctctcccacctcccccacgcCTCTCTGTCCACCGAGCAGGCTGTTACTGCCCATACCCGCCTCTCCAGACGGGGCCTTTAACATCTGAATCCCCAGGGAGTAGGCCAAATGGCCACCTAGGGCGCGCCCAGCCCAGTTTCCAGCCCCACTTTCCTCGGTTACCCAACCTCTGCCCTCTCTAAGCTTCATTCCGGGCAGCGAGCAGCGGTAGAGCAGAATCCAGCCAAGGCCAACGccggcagggcagggaggaggggggcgggggtgggtgtTCTGCAGGGAGGTGTAGGCGCGTCGGCCCTCAGGACAAGGAGGCGCCCGCAAATGCAAAACGAAAggcttttattgaaaaatatcaaCTGGCCCTTTTCAAGACTGCGGGTCCCTGCCCAACGCGGGCTTCGGGGCCGCGGCCCGACGGGGCTGGCAAGTAGCGGCGGCCACCGCAGCCCCGCGCTCCGGAGGAGCAAGGTTTCACTGTCCGTGCGGGCTGGTCCCCCGCGCCGTGCTCCCGCTCGCcggccccgggggcgggggaACGGGGGGGCGtgcagctggggaaggggccgCCGGGTTGGTCCCTCCCAGTCCAGTGAAGAGCTCCCAGCGTGGGGGGTGGGCTGGTCTCCGATGGGAGGCCGCCCGCCGGACTGGTGGGCGCTGCAGCCCGAGGGGTGCTGGGCTGTCCCCGCGGCTGCCCCTCAGACGTAGTCCTTGCGGTCGTAGGCTGTGCTGGTGCCCGGGCCGGCGGAGCGCGGCGCCGAGTAGAGGATCTTGGCGGGCGCGTACTTCTTCTCGCGCGGCGGGCAGGAGCAACAGAGCAGCGCGCCCCCGAGCAGCTGCAGCGCCGCGGCCGCCCAGCCCACGTACAGGCCCGCGCCCATCTCGCGCTTCTGCGCGTCGGGCACCAGCGGGTTGTAGAAGTCCCGGATGATGGTGTTGGCCGACCAGGACGCCGGCACCAGGGTGAGCACGGCGGCCAGCAGGAAGAGCACTCCCGCCACGATGGTGATCTTGGCCTTGGCCGTGTCGTCCTGCACGCAGTTGGTGCACTGGGCGCCCGCCAGCGCCACGAGGAGCCCGAAGGCGGCCAGCAGGATGGACACGACGATGAGGGCGCGGGCCGCCTGCAGGTCCTGCGGCAGCGCGAGCAGCGAGTCGTACACCTTGCACTGCATCTGGCCGGTGCTCTGCACCACGCAGTTCATCCACAGGCCCTCCCAGGTGATCTGCGCCGTGATGATGCTGCTGCCGATGAAGGCCGTCACGCGCCACATGGGCAGCGCGCAGCACACGATGGTGCTCAGCCAGCCCAGCACGGCCAGCGCGGTGCCGGCGATCTCCAGGCCCATGGACATGGCTGCCGCGCCAGAGCCGGCTCCTCCGGGCGGCTCAGGGTGCGGGACGACGAGGGGCCGCGGCCGCTGGGCCTGGGCGGGAGCCGGGCGCGCCGACGGACGGATGCCTCAGCGGACGGACGCGCGGACGGGCGCACGGACGGCGCGCGCTAACGGCTCCGCTCTGCCCGCTCGCGCCTCCGCAGCGCCTGCACCTGCCTGTGGCTTTGTGCGCGGGCGGCGGCGACTGGGCTGGCCCTGGACCGGGGCCGGTGAGTCTTAGATCCGTGCCCAGCGCtctggcgggggtgggaggggcggagCCGCGGTTCCCCCGGCCTGGGGACAGTGACGTGGCCCCTCTTCCCACCTTCACCGAGCGCCGGGGGAGGGAGGACTTTGCCGGGAGTGGCGCAaactcggggtgggggtgggtgggtggggtgccAAGAGAGGGCGGGGCCGAGGCCTGCCACCCCGCCCCTCGCTCCTCGTCCCCGACTGTTCCCAAGCTAAGTCTCCGGGCTTGGCAGGGGTTGCGGTACAAATCACGATCTGCTTGACACTCCCCGACCTCCCCACATTTTTGGCGCCATTGGCACAGGCGGCGT from Halichoerus grypus chromosome 6, mHalGry1.hap1.1, whole genome shotgun sequence harbors:
- the CLDN3 gene encoding claudin-3, which translates into the protein MSMGLEIAGTALAVLGWLSTIVCCALPMWRVTAFIGSSIITAQITWEGLWMNCVVQSTGQMQCKVYDSLLALPQDLQAARALIVVSILLAAFGLLVALAGAQCTNCVQDDTAKAKITIVAGVLFLLAAVLTLVPASWSANTIIRDFYNPLVPDAQKREMGAGLYVGWAAAALQLLGGALLCCSCPPREKKYAPAKILYSAPRSAGPGTSTAYDRKDYV